Within Limisalsivibrio acetivorans, the genomic segment CGCTGATGTATCCTTCGAGGTTGAGGAGGGGGAGATCCTCGTGGTTATGGGCCTTTCCGGTAGTGGAAAGTCTACCCTGATCCGTTGCCTCAACAGGCTCATTGAGCCTACCCATGGAAAGGTTATTATCGATGGCGACGACATAATGCAGCACGATGAAGAGGAGTTGCGCAGGATCCGGATGAAGAAATTCGGCATGGTTTTCCAGCGTTTTGCCCTCTTCCCCCACAGAACTGTTCTGCAGAACGCATCTTACGGTCTGGAAGTGCAGGAAACTGACCCCGAAGAGCAGAGGGAAAAGGCTATGAACGCCCTTGAGCTTGTGGGGCTGAAAGGATGGGAAGAGTACTATCCCTCCAACCTCAGCGGCGGTATGCAGCAGAGGGTCGGCCTTGCAAGGGCCTTGGCTGTCGAGCCGGATATTCTCCTTATGGATGAGGCGTTCAGTGCGCTGGACCCCCTTATCAAAAGAGAGATGCAGGATGAACTCCTCGCTCTGCAAAGCAGGGTGAACAAAACCATCGTTTTCATTACCCACGACCTCGACGAGGCACTTAAGCTGGGTGATAGAATCGTTCTTATGAAGGACGGCAAGGTGGTTCAGGTGGGAACACCCGAGGATATCCTTACAAATCCCGCCAACAGATACG encodes:
- a CDS encoding quaternary amine ABC transporter ATP-binding protein; amino-acid sequence: MSKIKVEEVYKLFGSRTDEALKAVKGGMGKDEVMKKHKVAVGVADVSFEVEEGEILVVMGLSGSGKSTLIRCLNRLIEPTHGKVIIDGDDIMQHDEEELRRIRMKKFGMVFQRFALFPHRTVLQNASYGLEVQETDPEEQREKAMNALELVGLKGWEEYYPSNLSGGMQQRVGLARALAVEPDILLMDEAFSALDPLIKREMQDELLALQSRVNKTIVFITHDLDEALKLGDRIVLMKDGKVVQVGTPEDILTNPANRYVEKFVENVNFSKVLTASSVMRKPYTVTYPKDGPKTALHKMRDTGISSIMVVNKERKFLGSVDIDDASKASKEGAKNLDGLINENVKKVAPDVNVNDLFPVEQYPIVVVDENDKLLGIVVRGSLLAGLAEGGVENGA